A single window of Paroedura picta isolate Pp20150507F chromosome 8, Ppicta_v3.0, whole genome shotgun sequence DNA harbors:
- the AIFM2 gene encoding ferroptosis suppressor protein 1 isoform X2: protein MGSRLSVGDSVRVVIVGGGFGGIAAANQLKSWGVPFILVDMRDAFHHNVAALRASVDSGFAPKTFISYSVTFGDSFRQGKVVGIDLEKQHVLLHDGEELSFSHLILATGSDGPFPGKFNHIVDQQSAIQTYEDMVKEVTLIHSKIALADVELLPSVRQKVKEILIQMGVHILFSERVSNLDMLTLNQFKEDMTVKTDKGSEVATDMVILCTGIKVNSSAYSSAFSDKLANDGALKVNEHLQVEGFENIYAIGDCAHVKEPKMAYHAGLHANVAVTNIINSLTQKPLKTYKPGSLTFLLSMGKNAGVGQIYGYYVGCFIVTVLKSRDLLVSKSWKEMGQRMPC from the exons ATGGGGTCCAGACTCTCTGTGGGTGACTCGGTTCGTGTCGTGATCGTTGGCGGAGGTTTTGGTGGCATTGCGGCTGCCAATCAACTGAAATCTTGGGGGGTCCCTTTTATCCTTGTGGACATGAGAGACGCTTTCCACCATAATGTTGCTGCCCTCCGGGCCTCCGTTGACAGTG ggtttGCGCCAAAAACCTTCATCTCCTATTCAGTGACATTTGGGGACAGTTTCAGGCAAGGCAAAGTGGTTGGCATAGACTTGGAAAAACAACACGTACTGCTGCATGATGGTGAA GAACTCTCCTTTTCTCACCTTATCCTTGCCACAGGGAGTGACGGACCTTTCCCTGGGAAATTTAACCATATTGTTGACCAGCAATCAGCCATTCAGacctatgaggacatggtcaagGAG GTCACACTTATTCATTCAAAAATTGCATTGGCGGATGTAGAACTCCTCCCTAGCGTGCGGCAGAAAGTGAAGGAGATTCTTATCCAGATGGGAGTACATATCTTGTTCA GTGAGAGAGTTTCCAATCTGGATATGCTGACTTTAAACCAATTCAAGGAGGATATGACAGTGAAGACTGACAAAGGCTCAGAGGTTGCTACCGACATGGTAATTCTCTGCACTGGAATAAAGGTCAATTCATCAGCATACAGCAGTGCATTCT ctGACAAGCTGGCAAATGATGGTGCTTTGAAGGTGAACGAACACCTCCAAGTGGAAGGGTTTGAGAACATCTATGCCATTGGCGACTGTGCTCATGTCAAGGAGCCAAAGATGGCATACCATGCTGGGCTTCATGCCAACGTTGCTGTGACCAACATCATCAACAGCCTGACACAAAAACCTCTGAAAACCTACAAGCCAG GTTCACTTACCTTCCTGCTTTCAATGGGGAAGAATGCTGGAGTGGGTCAAATTTATGGCTACTATGTTGGATGTTTCATAGTGACTGTCCTCAAAAGCAGGGATCTTTTAGTCTCCAAGAGTTGGAAGGAGATGGGACAAAGAATGCCTTGCTAA
- the AIFM2 gene encoding ferroptosis suppressor protein 1 isoform X1, protein MGSRLSVGDSVRVVIVGGGFGGIAAANQLKSWGVPFILVDMRDAFHHNVAALRASVDSGFAPKTFISYSVTFGDSFRQGKVVGIDLEKQHVLLHDGEELSFSHLILATGSDGPFPGKFNHIVDQQSAIQTYEDMVKEVQKAPRVVVVGGGAAGVEMAAEIKTEYPAKEVTLIHSKIALADVELLPSVRQKVKEILIQMGVHILFSERVSNLDMLTLNQFKEDMTVKTDKGSEVATDMVILCTGIKVNSSAYSSAFSDKLANDGALKVNEHLQVEGFENIYAIGDCAHVKEPKMAYHAGLHANVAVTNIINSLTQKPLKTYKPGSLTFLLSMGKNAGVGQIYGYYVGCFIVTVLKSRDLLVSKSWKEMGQRMPC, encoded by the exons ATGGGGTCCAGACTCTCTGTGGGTGACTCGGTTCGTGTCGTGATCGTTGGCGGAGGTTTTGGTGGCATTGCGGCTGCCAATCAACTGAAATCTTGGGGGGTCCCTTTTATCCTTGTGGACATGAGAGACGCTTTCCACCATAATGTTGCTGCCCTCCGGGCCTCCGTTGACAGTG ggtttGCGCCAAAAACCTTCATCTCCTATTCAGTGACATTTGGGGACAGTTTCAGGCAAGGCAAAGTGGTTGGCATAGACTTGGAAAAACAACACGTACTGCTGCATGATGGTGAA GAACTCTCCTTTTCTCACCTTATCCTTGCCACAGGGAGTGACGGACCTTTCCCTGGGAAATTTAACCATATTGTTGACCAGCAATCAGCCATTCAGacctatgaggacatggtcaagGAG GTTCAGAAAGCTCCTCGCGTAGTGGTTGTGGGTGGCGGTGCTGCTGGTGTTGAGATGGCAGCAGAGATTAAGACGGAATATCCTGCCAAAGAG GTCACACTTATTCATTCAAAAATTGCATTGGCGGATGTAGAACTCCTCCCTAGCGTGCGGCAGAAAGTGAAGGAGATTCTTATCCAGATGGGAGTACATATCTTGTTCA GTGAGAGAGTTTCCAATCTGGATATGCTGACTTTAAACCAATTCAAGGAGGATATGACAGTGAAGACTGACAAAGGCTCAGAGGTTGCTACCGACATGGTAATTCTCTGCACTGGAATAAAGGTCAATTCATCAGCATACAGCAGTGCATTCT ctGACAAGCTGGCAAATGATGGTGCTTTGAAGGTGAACGAACACCTCCAAGTGGAAGGGTTTGAGAACATCTATGCCATTGGCGACTGTGCTCATGTCAAGGAGCCAAAGATGGCATACCATGCTGGGCTTCATGCCAACGTTGCTGTGACCAACATCATCAACAGCCTGACACAAAAACCTCTGAAAACCTACAAGCCAG GTTCACTTACCTTCCTGCTTTCAATGGGGAAGAATGCTGGAGTGGGTCAAATTTATGGCTACTATGTTGGATGTTTCATAGTGACTGTCCTCAAAAGCAGGGATCTTTTAGTCTCCAAGAGTTGGAAGGAGATGGGACAAAGAATGCCTTGCTAA